In Streptomyces sp. SN-593, a single genomic region encodes these proteins:
- a CDS encoding cobyric acid synthase gives MKGLMVAGTGSDTGKSVVTAGICRWLTRQGLRVAPFKGQNMSLNSYVTREGAEIGRAQAMQAQAARVEPSALMNPVLLKPGGDHRSQVVVLGKPVGELSARGYHGGRQAELLGTVVECLEELGRTHDAVVCEGAGSPAEINLRRTDIVNMAVARSAGLPVVVVGDIDRGGVFASFYGTTALLAPEDQRLVAGYLVNKFRGDVSLLRPGLDMLRGLTGRPTLGVLPFAHGLGIDEEDGLRVSLRGAVRESAVEPPYGEEVLRVAVAALPLMSNFTDLDALAAEPGVVVRFVDRPDELADADLVVLPGTRGTVRALEWLRERGLAEAVRRRAAQGRPVLGVCGGFQILAEHIEDDVESRAGAVPALGLLPARVRFAREKTLARPEGTQYGEHVRGYEIHHGVAELLGGDEPFLDGCRVGAVWGTHWHGSLESDGFRRAFLRQVAAAAGRRFVPAPDTRFEALREGQLERLADLVEEHADTAALLRLVEQGPPPGLPFLPPGAP, from the coding sequence ATGAAGGGGCTGATGGTCGCCGGGACCGGGTCCGACACCGGCAAGAGCGTGGTGACCGCCGGGATCTGCCGCTGGCTGACCCGCCAGGGCCTGCGGGTGGCGCCCTTCAAGGGCCAGAACATGTCGCTCAACTCGTACGTGACCCGCGAGGGCGCCGAGATCGGCCGGGCACAGGCGATGCAGGCGCAGGCGGCCCGCGTCGAGCCCTCGGCGCTGATGAACCCGGTGCTGCTCAAGCCCGGCGGCGACCACCGCAGCCAGGTCGTGGTACTCGGCAAGCCCGTCGGCGAGTTGAGCGCGCGCGGCTACCACGGCGGCCGGCAGGCCGAGTTGCTCGGCACCGTGGTGGAGTGCCTGGAGGAGTTGGGCCGCACCCACGACGCCGTGGTCTGCGAGGGAGCCGGCAGCCCCGCCGAGATCAACCTGCGCCGCACCGACATCGTCAACATGGCCGTGGCCAGGAGCGCGGGCCTGCCGGTCGTGGTGGTGGGCGACATCGACCGCGGCGGCGTCTTCGCGTCGTTCTACGGCACGACGGCCCTGCTCGCGCCGGAGGACCAGCGGCTGGTCGCGGGCTACCTGGTGAACAAGTTCCGCGGTGACGTCTCGCTGCTGCGGCCCGGCCTGGACATGCTGCGCGGGCTGACCGGCCGTCCCACCCTCGGCGTGCTGCCCTTCGCCCACGGCCTGGGGATCGACGAGGAGGACGGGCTGCGGGTGTCGCTGCGCGGCGCGGTGCGTGAGTCCGCGGTCGAACCGCCGTACGGGGAGGAGGTGTTGCGGGTCGCGGTGGCCGCGCTGCCGCTGATGTCGAACTTCACCGACCTCGACGCGCTCGCCGCCGAACCCGGCGTCGTGGTGCGGTTCGTGGACCGCCCGGACGAACTCGCCGACGCCGACCTGGTGGTGCTGCCCGGCACCCGCGGTACCGTCCGCGCGCTGGAGTGGCTGCGCGAGCGCGGCCTGGCCGAGGCGGTCCGCCGGCGCGCCGCGCAGGGCCGCCCGGTGCTGGGCGTCTGCGGCGGCTTCCAGATCCTCGCCGAACACATCGAGGACGACGTGGAGTCGCGGGCCGGGGCCGTCCCCGCGCTCGGGCTGCTGCCGGCACGGGTCCGCTTCGCCCGGGAGAAGACGCTCGCCCGCCCGGAGGGCACGCAGTACGGCGAGCACGTGCGCGGCTACGAGATCCACCACGGGGTGGCCGAACTGCTGGGCGGCGACGAGCCGTTCCTCGACGGCTGCCGGGTCGGCGCGGTCTGGGGCACCCACTGGCACGGTTCGCTGGAGAGCGACGGCTTCCGGCGGGCGTTCCTCCGGCAGGTGGCCGCGGCCGCGGGGCGGCGGTTCGTCCCCGCCCCCGACACCCGCTTCGAGGCGTTGCGGGAGGGCCAGTTGGAGCGGCTGGCGGACCTGGTCGAGGAGCACGCCGACACCGCGGCACTGCTGCGGCTGGTCGAGCAGGGCCCGCCGCCCGGACTGCCGTTCCTTCCGCCGGGGGCGCCGTGA
- a CDS encoding putative cobaltochelatase, translating to MSTTYPFTAVVGQDDLRLALLLNAVSPAVGGVLVRGEKGTAKTTTVRAVAALLPHVTVVPGCRFSCDPAAPDPHCPDGPHDPAQDGAERATKLVELPVGASEDRLVGALDFERALAEGVKAFEPGLLAEAHRGVLYVDEVNLLNDHLVDVLLDAAATGASYVEREGVSVRHAARFLLVGTMNPEEGELRPQLLDRFGLTVEVTASRETDERVEVVRRRLAYDDDPEQFAARWAPQEQQARERIAAARELLPSVRLGDTVLRQIAATCAAFEVDGMRADIVMARTATALAAWAGRTGVTAADVRQAALLALPHRRRRNPFDAPGLDEEKLDQALEQARQEAEQAEAEGAGPDDGPEPDPDPDGGPESGGPDGGPGGDGPGGGGGVPPQRDPASDPGDGSAAPDAGPQSASPPPGEGAQPGTGPGAAPAAGAEQPPSAAGEPYRTRALTVPGLGEGAAGRRSRARTAQGRTTGAELPHGRLAALHLTATLRAAAPHQRARGRDGTGLVVRRPDLRQAAREGREGNLVLFVVDASGSMAARRRMGAVKGAVLSLLLDAYQRRDKVGLVTFRGTGAELALPPTSSVDAGAARLEKLPTGGRTPLAAGLLRAHEVLRVERLRDASRRPLLVVVTDGRATGGVEPLPRAARAARLLAASGVASVVVDCESGPVRLGLAGALARDLGAAAVTLEELRADTVSALVKDVRRAA from the coding sequence ATGAGTACCACCTACCCCTTCACCGCCGTCGTCGGGCAGGACGACCTGCGGCTCGCACTGCTGCTCAACGCGGTCTCGCCCGCGGTGGGCGGTGTGCTGGTGCGGGGCGAGAAGGGGACGGCGAAGACCACGACGGTGCGCGCGGTCGCCGCGCTGCTCCCGCACGTGACGGTGGTCCCCGGCTGCCGGTTCAGCTGCGACCCGGCGGCGCCGGACCCCCACTGCCCGGACGGGCCGCACGACCCGGCGCAGGACGGTGCCGAACGCGCCACGAAACTGGTCGAGTTGCCGGTGGGGGCCTCGGAGGACCGGCTCGTCGGCGCGCTGGACTTCGAACGCGCCCTCGCGGAGGGCGTCAAGGCGTTCGAGCCGGGGCTGCTGGCCGAGGCGCACCGCGGCGTGCTCTACGTCGACGAGGTCAACCTGCTCAACGACCACCTCGTGGACGTGCTGCTGGACGCCGCCGCCACCGGGGCGAGCTACGTGGAGCGCGAGGGCGTGTCGGTGCGGCACGCGGCGCGCTTCCTGCTGGTGGGCACGATGAACCCGGAAGAGGGCGAGCTGCGGCCGCAGTTGCTCGACCGGTTCGGGCTGACCGTGGAGGTCACCGCCTCGCGCGAGACCGACGAGCGGGTCGAGGTGGTGCGCCGCCGGCTGGCCTACGACGACGACCCGGAGCAGTTCGCCGCACGATGGGCGCCACAGGAGCAGCAGGCGCGCGAACGTATCGCGGCCGCGCGGGAGTTGCTGCCGTCGGTGCGGCTCGGGGACACGGTGCTGCGGCAGATCGCGGCGACCTGCGCGGCCTTCGAGGTGGACGGGATGCGCGCCGACATCGTGATGGCGCGCACCGCGACCGCGCTGGCGGCGTGGGCCGGCCGTACCGGGGTCACGGCCGCCGACGTGCGGCAGGCGGCACTGCTGGCGCTGCCGCACCGCCGCCGGCGCAACCCCTTCGACGCGCCCGGCCTCGACGAGGAGAAGCTGGACCAGGCGCTGGAGCAGGCGCGGCAGGAGGCGGAACAGGCCGAGGCGGAGGGCGCCGGACCCGACGACGGCCCCGAGCCCGACCCTGACCCGGACGGCGGCCCCGAGAGCGGCGGTCCGGACGGTGGGCCCGGCGGCGACGGGCCCGGCGGCGGTGGCGGGGTGCCGCCGCAGCGCGACCCCGCGTCGGACCCCGGCGACGGCTCCGCGGCGCCCGACGCCGGCCCGCAGTCCGCGTCCCCGCCGCCCGGCGAGGGCGCGCAGCCGGGGACGGGCCCCGGCGCGGCCCCCGCCGCGGGCGCCGAGCAGCCGCCGTCCGCCGCCGGGGAGCCGTACCGGACCCGGGCGCTGACGGTGCCCGGACTGGGCGAGGGCGCCGCCGGCCGGCGCTCGCGGGCCCGCACCGCGCAGGGGCGGACGACCGGGGCGGAGCTGCCGCACGGCCGGCTGGCGGCGCTGCACCTGACGGCGACGCTGCGCGCGGCGGCGCCCCACCAGCGGGCGCGGGGGCGCGACGGCACCGGCCTCGTGGTGCGCCGGCCGGACCTGCGGCAGGCGGCGCGGGAGGGCCGGGAGGGCAATCTCGTGCTGTTCGTGGTGGACGCGTCGGGCTCGATGGCCGCGCGGCGGCGGATGGGCGCGGTGAAGGGCGCGGTGCTGTCGCTGCTGCTCGACGCCTACCAGCGGCGCGACAAGGTCGGCCTGGTCACCTTCCGGGGCACGGGCGCGGAGCTGGCGCTGCCGCCGACGTCGTCGGTGGACGCGGGCGCGGCCCGGCTGGAGAAACTGCCGACCGGGGGCCGTACCCCGCTGGCGGCGGGACTGCTGCGGGCCCACGAGGTGCTGCGGGTGGAGCGGCTGCGGGACGCCTCCCGGCGGCCGCTGCTGGTGGTGGTCACCGACGGGCGGGCCACCGGCGGGGTGGAGCCGCTGCCGCGGGCGGCGCGCGCGGCCCGGCTGCTGGCCGCGTCCGGCGTCGCGTCCGTGGTAGTGGACTGCGAGTCCGGCCCGGTGCGGCTGGGCCTGGCGGGCGCGCTGGCCCGGGACCTGGGCGCCGCCGCCGTGACGCTGGAGGAACTGCGGGCCGACACGGTGTCCGCGCTGGTCAAGGACGTACGGAGGGCCGCGTAA